The Pelodiscus sinensis isolate JC-2024 chromosome 30, ASM4963464v1, whole genome shotgun sequence genome has a window encoding:
- the LOC102455948 gene encoding olfactory receptor 6F1-like, which translates to MSLAVLFSVIYVLTIVGNTSIIALVRIHPQLHTPMYFFLCNLSFLEVWYTTACVPKAIAVVLGTSQTISFTVCLLQLFFLLSLGATECFLLAAMAYDRYLAICHPLRYSTLMSSTFSAQLALVSWLGGFLAISVLAALISRLSFCGPNVINHFICNIDSWIVLSCTDTRLVELATFIDSFIVVMVSCATTIVSYAFIISTILRIPSAQGWQKAFSTCSAHLTVVTLWYGSAIFIFVKPSAQSSLDLSKTVNIFNTMVTPLLNPFIYTLRNKEVKAALGKTVSGMLSGFKKASI; encoded by the coding sequence ATGTCCCTGGCGGTGCTGTTTTCTGTGATATATGTCCTGACCATCGTAGGGAACACGTCCATCATCGCCTTGGTGAGAATCCATCCCCAGCTCCACACCCCAATGTACTTCTTCCTCTGCAATCTCTCTTTCCTGGAGGTCTGGTACACCACTGCCTGTGTCCCCAAGGCTATTGCTGTTGTGCTGGGCACAAGCCAAACCATTTCGTTCACTGTCTGCCTTCTGcagttgtttttcctcctctccttggGTGCAACAGAATGTTTCCTCCTGGCcgccatggcctacgaccgctatcTGGCTATATGCCACCCATTGCGTTACAGCACCCTCATGAGCAGCACCTTCTCTGCTCAGTTGGCCCTTGTCTCTTGGCTGGGTGGGTTCCTGGCTATCTCCGTGCTGGCGGCTCTAATATCTAGGCTTTCTTTCTGTGGCCCTAATGTCATCAATCATTTCATCTGCAACATAGATTCCTGGATCGTGCTCTCCTGCACCGACACGCGCCTCGTTGAGTTGGCCACCTTCATCGACTCATTCATTGTGGTCATGGTCTCATGTGCAACAACCATTGTCTCCTACGCTTTCATCATCTCTACCATCTTGAGAATCCCCTCAGCCCAAGGttggcaaaaggccttttccacctgctcggCCCACCTCACTGTCGTGACGCTCTGGTACGGctcggccatttttatttttgtcaagCCTTCAGCCCAGAGCTCATTGGATCTGAGCAAAACTGTCAACATCTTTAACACGATGGTAACACCGCTGTTAAACCCTTTCATTTACACACTAAGGAACAAGGAGGTGAAGGCAGCATTAGGAAAAACAGTCAGCGGAATGTTAAGTGGTTTTAAAAAAGCCTCGATTTAG